A genomic segment from Flavobacterium inviolabile encodes:
- a CDS encoding SCO family protein, protein MKNKSYIGISFIVLIFGIWVVPKILNKFQKADLVVIGPVPKFELIDQDNKKISNEDYLGKVYVVEFFFATCPTICPIMNQNMLKLQDAFYGNPKFGIASITIDPAHDTPAVLKAHATQLGVKNYNWHFLTGDKKYIYDLALKGFNLYAGENDKQAGGFEHSGLFALVDKEGNIRCRKDSFDNPILYYDGLEEAGVKAIKEDIKKLLEE, encoded by the coding sequence ATGAAGAACAAGTCATACATTGGGATTTCGTTTATTGTTTTAATTTTTGGTATTTGGGTAGTTCCTAAAATCCTGAATAAATTTCAGAAGGCAGATTTAGTCGTTATCGGCCCGGTTCCGAAATTTGAACTGATTGACCAGGACAATAAAAAAATATCCAACGAAGATTATTTAGGAAAGGTTTATGTGGTGGAATTCTTTTTTGCAACCTGTCCGACGATTTGCCCGATTATGAATCAGAACATGCTAAAGCTGCAGGATGCGTTTTATGGCAATCCGAAATTCGGTATTGCATCCATTACAATCGATCCGGCTCATGATACTCCGGCTGTTTTAAAAGCACATGCGACCCAGTTGGGCGTTAAAAATTACAATTGGCACTTTCTTACCGGCGATAAAAAATACATTTACGATTTGGCTTTAAAAGGATTTAACCTGTATGCCGGTGAAAATGATAAGCAGGCAGGAGGATTTGAACATTCCGGTTTGTTTGCCTTGGTGGACAAAGAAGGAAACATCCGATGCCGCAAAGACAGCTTTGACAACCCGATTTTATATTATGACGGATTGGAAGAAGCAGGAGTAAAAGCAATAAAAGAAGATATCAAAAAATTATTAGAAGAATAA
- a CDS encoding DUF420 domain-containing protein — translation MENSVEKKYNKWIVVLSVAIPLVVALLFGVNLRKLGYDVEPLSFLPPIYATINGVTAVVLVAAVMAIKNGKRSLHENLMKVAIACSVAFLAMYVAYHMTSDSTKFGGEGAIKYIYYFILITHILLSVIIIPFVLVTYVRALAERFDKHKKLAKITFPMWLYVAVTGVIVYLMISPYYAH, via the coding sequence ATGGAGAATTCAGTTGAAAAGAAATATAATAAGTGGATCGTAGTATTGTCAGTTGCTATTCCGCTTGTGGTAGCCTTGCTTTTTGGGGTTAACTTACGAAAGTTAGGGTATGATGTGGAACCGCTATCGTTCCTGCCGCCAATTTATGCCACGATAAACGGTGTTACCGCTGTGGTTTTGGTTGCCGCTGTTATGGCGATTAAAAACGGAAAGAGAAGTCTGCATGAAAACCTGATGAAAGTGGCTATAGCGTGCTCTGTTGCGTTTTTAGCAATGTATGTGGCCTATCACATGACTTCGGATTCTACGAAGTTTGGAGGAGAAGGTGCTATTAAGTATATTTATTACTTTATATTGATAACGCACATCCTGCTGTCGGTAATTATCATACCGTTTGTTTTGGTTACTTATGTGAGAGCCTTGGCAGAGCGTTTTGATAAACATAAAAAGCTTGCGAAAATAACATTCCCGATGTGGTTGTATGTTGCTGTTACCGGAGTGATTGTTTACCTTATGATTTCACCATATTATGCACACTAA